CCGGCTGTGGCTCCATCAAAAAGACCCGATCGACATCTTTCAGCGATTCTGCAAAAGTCGCCGGATCCGCATAGTCGAAGCGCACGACTTCAACCCCATCGATCGCGGCAACATTCTCCGGGCTACGGCTTGCCGCACGAACTTCCTGCCCGGCGATGGCAAGAGCTTCCACCACTGCCGCTCCAACTTTTCCTGTGCTTCCCGTGACCAGTGTCTTCATGCTGTCTCTCCTTGTTCGTACCGCGCAAGAGCGATGGCAAAGAACACCGTGGAGGCCAGCGCCAGGATGGTTCGGGTGTGGTTCCACAGCATCCACACGTTGTAAAACGCTGCCCATGTCTGCGCTGCATTCGCAGCATGAGCGTCGGCGCTTGCCAGGGTGTTGTTCAACGGAACGTTGCATCCGAAGGTCACGGCGAGCGACAGCAGGTACAAGGCGACAGCCGTCAGCATCGAGCTTCGGCCCGGCTGCTTCCGAATCACTTGCGTTGCCAGCGCCAGCGAAGCCAGGCCGGTGCCGAACAATGCCAAAGCAAACCAGGGATTCACCGCCGTAAGATCGATCTGCTGCATGGCCGTGACCGCTGCATCGACAGGCAGCCGCTGCAAGCCCTGCATCACGAAGGTTGAGAAGGCAAAGTAGGCTCCGCCATCGGCGGCGCTGCCGGCGATACAAAAGAGCGTCAGGGGAACGATGACTCGTGGACTCATTACGTCTCTCCTCGTTCTTCAACCTAAGGAATGCCGCGCCGCGAAGACATGGGCAGGCGTCTCGCTTTCATTGCCGTCCGTCTCATTCGGGTGCTAACGTCAGTCCGGTATGAGACAGGCTGCCGACGCGAATTGGATCAGTGAGATCGCGAGCAATGCCGCGGCGCTGTGCCGTACGCGCACGTCCGCTCCATGGGGCATGGGCATCGCCACCTACGACGGCGTCATGTTTCATTACGTGGTTGAAGGTTCCTGCTGGCTGCGCGGCTCCGCTGTGCCGACGCTTGAACTTGAGGCCGGTGATCTTGTGCTGGTGCCACAGGGACTGGATCATGACATCCTCTCGAGCCTCGATGTCACTCCCGAACCGCTTGAGGATTTTCTGCATTGCCCGTCACGGCCCATCACCGGAGAGACGGTCAGCACGCTGCTCTGCGGCGTTTACCTCTCAGGCATCAAGATGGTGCACCCCGTTCTGAACGCGCTGCCGCCGGCCATCTATTTCAGCCGCGAAGAGATCGAGAGGAACCCTTCCCTCTCGTCGACGCTCCGTCAACTCACAGCGGAAAGCGAAGCTCCAGCCCCGGGCAGTGAGACGCTGATCCAGCATCTCCTCGATGCGCTCTTTGTGTATATCGTGCGTGCCTGGTCTGCCTCGATCAGCGATAACCTTCCCGGCTGGGCAGCGGCGCTTCGCGATCCTAATCTCTCCCGCGCAGTAACGGCGATTCACGCCTCCCCTGGCCATCCCTGGACGGTACAGACTCTCGCCGCGGAAGCCGGCCAGTCCCGCGCAGCGTTTGCCCGCCATTTCTCCGCAAGGATGGGTGAGGCTCCCCTCGCCTATCTCACACGCTGGCGCATGGTCCTGGCCGCTCGCCTGCTCCTCGGACGTGAGACCAGCCTGGCTGAGGTAGCCGAGCATGTCGGCTATGAATCAGAGTTTGCTTTCAGCCGGGCCTTCAAGCGGACCTACGGCGTCGCGCCGGCAAGCTATCGCAGAACCTGCCTTCGGGATCTGTACCTCACACGCTGAATCGCGTCCCTCAGGCCAACACGTTAAACTCACTAGATGCGAACCATCGTCTCCACAGTGCTGCTGATCGTGGCAATTCCATGTGTTTTGCTGTCAGGCATGTGGACATGGGCATACTTCTCCACACCTGCGGTCGTCACTGAGGCGTATAACCGCGAGCTTGCACGGACCGCGCCAACTATCCGTACAGCGCAGGTACCGGCGGCCCTGCTGGAGCAGATCCGGAATGCGCGTCCCCTATCCGAGGCAGTTGCGGAGGCCCTGTTCTTCTTCCCCGGCCAGTACCGTCCCAATCCGATTCGCAATCTGCAGCGCCGCGTCTTTGCCTCCGTACTCGATCACCGTCTGAGTGCAGACGAGCAATTGCAGCTCTACATCAATCACGCCAACTTCGGACCGCTGCACAGCGGCCCAACGACGGACAAGGATATCGTCGGTTTCGCGGCCGCCTCCCAGGCATATTTCGATAAACCGCTCACGAACCTGGCTCCGGAACAATTGCAGGCACTGCTCGACGCGCTGCAGCACAAATCCATACAATCTGCTCCATGAGTGCGGAGTTTACGTCGTTCGATCTTTCGACCATGGCGCCCGGCGGCGTCTATAAGCTACTGGCTTCCCTCGTCGTGCCGCGCCCCATCGCCTGGGTGGTCTCGCGGTCGACCAAGGGGCATCTGAACGCAGCGCCCTTCTCGTTCTTCAATATGCTTGCCTCCGACCCGCCAGTCGTCGGTGTTGGATTTGGAATGCACTCCACTGGAGCGGACAAGGATACCTACACCAACATCATTGAGACCGAAGAGTTCACCGTTCACATCGTGACCGAAGAGACTGCCGAGGCGATGAATATCACGGCGGTGGAGGCTCCTCATCACGTCAATGAGATTGAGCTTGCCGGTCTGACGCTGGCTCCCGGCGTGGCTGTGAAGACCCCACGCATTCTGGAGTCGCCTGCTGCCCTGGAGTGCCGCCTGCTGCAGACCATCCAGCCTGGCCGAACAAGCAAGATCATCCTCGGTGAGGTTGTCTACGCTCACGTACTGACGAGCGCGTTCTCTGATCTGGAGAAGCTGAACATGGACGTCCATGCAATTCACCAGATCGGCCGCATGCAGGGTGGCCTGGGCGGCGGTTATACACGCACGCGCGACACCTTCGATATCCCGCGGCCGGTGTGGAAAGAGCGGTCCTAGTTACTAGTTCCTGGTTGCTAGTTGCCTGAGCGCTTTGACAACCACGGAATTGGGTGCCCCATCCATCGCATCGCGATGGGTGGGAGGTCTCGCGAAGCGAGATCTCTTTCCTAGCTTGGGCGATCGTAGGAAACGTATGGGTTGAGAAGCAGATTTCTCCGCTTCCTTTGGTCGCTACGAAATGACAACGAAAAAGACGGTTCGAGCTTCGCTCGAATAGTTCACCCCTGCGAACCATGTTCGCGGGGACCCCGATTGATGGGCACCCCGTGCACCGGTAAACACCCACCTCTCTCTCCCGGAGTTCTGAATTGGGAAGCGAAACTCGTTCCCCTGGCTCTTTCTGCCTGCGTTTCTGTCCTATCCCGCTACAGTACTGACAGCAACCATGCTTCTCCCCTCGTGTCCTGACATCCGCAAAAGCGGAGTGACCCTTGCTGTGTTTATGACAGTGCTCCTGGCCGGATGCGGCAGTGGAGGCTCGCTGAGCCTGCTCTCGGCAGCGGCTTCATCCAGCTCCGGAACGACGACCTCCGGGTCCTCTTCTGGCACATCGAACGGGACCAGCAGTTCGTCCTCGGGTAGTGGCAGCGCAAGTTCAGGAAGTTCCTCCGGCTCCAGCAGCTCCGGTTCAGGAACCGGAAGCTCTTCTTCAGGCTCCGGCAGCAGCTCTGGTTCAGATACGGGTAGCTCCTCTTCAGGCAGTGGCAGCACGGGTTCCGGAAGCTCCTCCGGCTCCGGCAGTAACACAGGGTCAGGGAGCGGCAGCTCTTCCGGCAGCAACACTCCCACCATCCTGCTCTCGCAGCCCTTCATCGGACAGACGACCGGCCAGAACGTCACGTACGTCGCTACGGCAACGGCCAATGCATGTAGTAAGGGCATCGCCTCGATGGGCGTTTACGTGGATAACAAGCTCGTCTATGTCGTTCAGGGTGGCTCTCTCAATACGACTCTGTCGCTCACTCCTGGCTCTCACGACACTGTGGTGGAGGCGTCGGATCTCTGCGGCAGCTCGTCGAAGCTGTCGGTTCCCATCACCGTCACGGCTAAGACTGAGGTCTGGGTCAACTCTCCGAGTGCAGGTAAATCGAGCACCGTGCCCGCCTTTGTAGCCTCCGCAACGACAACCTGCGCCTCCGGTATTGCGGCGATGGAGTTGTACGTGGATGGCCAGCTTATCGAGACCGAACAGGGCAATACCCTCAACTATCAGGCCGCGCTGTCGCCCGGCGCACACCAGACCGTGGTGCTGTCCCGAGATAACTGTGGAGGCTCCGCTAAGACGCCTATCGATCTTGTGGTTGTAGGGCTATCGAATACCTTCACCAACCTGCAGGCAAGCCCCACATGGAATATGTCGGGTCAGAAGGCCCCGTACTACGACAACTGCGTCGACCATACTGAACCTGGAGCGTGCGACGGAGTCACCTACTCCTACAACCGGAATATTGCGTCGCCGTCGTTAACAGGATCTGCGACGCAGTTCAACCTTGGCGGCGCGCTGCCTTACTCTGACGTGCTCTTCTGGAATCACCTGATCGGAGCGTTTTCATCACAGAACCTTCCGGACATTGACCACAAGCTCATCGCAGCGACGAAGAACTTCACCTACGATGCCTACTTCTACGTCACCAGCTATGACGAAGTGCACACGCAGGCACTCGAATTCGATATCAACTGGTTTCTCAACTCCGCTGGCATGACCTGGGGAACAGAGTGCCGGCTTCGCGGCGGTCACGTCTGGGCCTTATGGAACAACATCGATAAGAAGTGGGAGGCTACAGGCATCCCATGCGCCCCGATGAAGGATGCATGGAACCACGTCACCATCAGCGGAAAGCGCAACGACGACAACACGCTGACGTATCAGACCATCACGCTGAACGGGAAATCGGTTGTGTTGAACAAGACGATTGCTCCCTTCTGGGTGCCGGCCGACTGGTACGGAGTTACGGTGAATTACCAGATGGATGGCGATGAAAAGCAGACCTCCGTCAAGAGCTACGTCGACAAGTTCAGCTTCATGTTCTGGTAGCCCGATAACGCGAATCCAAGTCCAGAAACCGACAACAAGATTCGAGCGAAACTCGAAACGGGTGGGAGCCGTGGGCTTCTAGCCCACGGTCTATCGGCTCAAGATAGAAATGGGCTTTTAGCCCTGGGCTTTTTCCTAACGGACAGAGAAGGCCCAGGGCTAAAGCCATTTACTTTTACGCCTTTATCAGCGGGCTGAAGCCCGCTGCTCCCACCCAGTTTCGGCTCTGCCCTGAGCGATCGACGACCAATCGAATTGTCGAACGCATCCCAGTAACTACTCGACATTCCCCGTTAGGTCCAGGCCGACAATCAGGCTCTTTGCGTCAAGTGTTATCTCCAGGACGGTGCCGTTCTGCCACTCCCAGTGCAGCAGCGTCGTCTGCGGACGCTTTCCGGGGGTGATAGTGACGCGAGAGCCGTAGGCGGCAAGCGCCTTCGATACAGGGTCACCCATACCGACTCCGCGGAATGTCGCACAACTGCCCGGTTCGGGTTTACTGACCGCAGGCTGATCCTCGGGCCGGGTGACCGTGGCCGAATAGGTCGTGCGCGCGCCTTTTGGGTCGGCGTAGCGTGAGAGCACGCGCACATGGCAGGCCGGCGTATCCCACTCCACCGACTCGTCTCCTCCACCCGAGCCGTTGGCGTCGTTTTCCATCATCACGGCGTTCTTGTGCAGGTCGACGGGCAATTTATACCGGCCCGCCTGGATATCGACGCCCGCGAGTCTACGCTCCGCCAGCCCCGGAGTAGCGGTCGAGGCAGGCTTCTGCGCAAGGGCAGGGGTGACGCATAACGGCAGCAACAAGGCGCCGGAGGTTCGCAAACCCACAGATTCTTTACTCCTTCTTGGCAACCATACCGCAACTCCGCCGGATGCGGAATTTCGAGCGATACACTAAAGACAGGGATTTCTCAGCTATGGTCTTCGTTCTGGATAACTACGACTCTTTCACCTACAACCTGGTGCAGTACATGGGCGAGCTGGGCGCTGAGCTGGTCATCCGCCGCAACGATGAGCTGTCGCCCGAGGAGATCGAGGCGCTTAAGCCCTCGCATATCGTCATCTCCCCCGGTCCCTGCACGCCGCAGGATGCAGGCGTCTCCATCGATCTGATCCGCCACTTTGCCGGACCTGCCCGAAGTGCCGGTGTGCCGATCCTCGGCGTTTGTCTCGGCCATCAGTCCATCGGCGCGGCCTTTGGCGCCACCGTCACCCGCGCCGCCCGCCTGATGCACGGCAAGACCAGCGAGGTGGAGCATGACGGCAAGACCGTCTTTCACGGCATTCAGACGCCGATGACCTGCACCCGCTACCACTCGCTGATTGTGACCGAGGAGTCGCTGCCGCCCGAGCTGGAAGTCTCCGCGCGCACCCAGGACCCAGCCGGAAGCACGGTCATGGGTCTGCGTCACAAAACTCTACCGATCGAGGGAGTACAGTTTCATCCGGAGTCTGTTCTGACGGCGGACGGCAAAAAGCTGATCGCGAACTTTCTGAAGATGTAAATGACAGCTCGAACACAGCACGGAGTGGGACCGGTCCGGCAAGGCATAGGTCTTGCTGCTGTCTTCGTGCTGTTGGTTGCTGTCTCGCCGGCTCAACAGCCTATTGGCACTGTTACCACCGAGAATGCATCCATCAGCGGTCTGGTCACGGTCTCAAACCAGAAGGCCACGATCGCCAACCAGGGATCGATCACCGCAGCGATCAATCGCACTGCAGAGCTGACACTGACCCGTGGCGGCGTGGTGCGCGTGTGCTCTACCTCGTCGATCCATGTCTCCCAGGCGAACTCCGCCGATCCTCCGCTGCTGCTCGCTCTGGACCGTGGAGCTCTGGAGGCGAGCTTCCAGGTAACTGCTTCTGACATGTTGATGACCCCTGACCTGCGTTTCCAGGCAAGCGCGACAGGTGAGCTCAATCTGCATCTTCGGGTTACCCCCAACGGCGACACCTGCGTGGATAACCGCAGCAAGGCGGATGCTCCCCTGCTCCACGTCACCAGCGCCTTCGGCCCGGAAGGCTACTTCATCAAACCCGGACAGCACCTGCTGTTTGTCGGCGGATCACTGACACGTGTGATCGATACTGAGACCACCGCCTGCGGCTGCCCGCCGCCCCAGCCGGAGCCTGTACCGATCCCGGTTCAGATCGTCGCTGAGGGGAAACCGGTTACACCGACACAAGCCGCCGCCGAACATCCCTTCCCAGAGGCCCAGTCAGCCGGTCTGGCGCCTGGCCCCGTGACTGCTCCAGTGCCTGTTGGAGAGGTACATACCCAGATCGCTACGACGCTCTCCGTGAATGGCAATGCGCCGAAGCCCGTTCCTCCTCCGCCTGCTCCGGAGCCCCAGCCCGCCGAACAACCCAAGAAAGCTGCTACAAAGCCGGCCTCCAAACCAAATGCCTTCACGGCGATTGGGCACTTTTTCAAGCGGATCTTCGGTGGCGGAAGGCAGGTCGGAGTATCGGGGTCTTAGCGAAGGGCCTCGAAGAACCAGTGCAATAGCCAGCCGAGCGGGGAGTAAGGGTTGTGCTCACCGAAGTGAAACTCCCCTTGTGCCGTGTTTTCTCCAGATAAGTTCACAGGCCCCTCAATCAGCAGGAAGTGCGCCGAATTCGCTCCAGTGAGCCAGGAGCCACGTGTCCGGAACTCCCGTTTTCCAGCATGGGCGCCACGCCTTCTGCGAAACCCGGCGGCAAGCAACGCCCTCTCCGCCTCGTGAGGCGATCCGGAGAAAGTGAAGGTCCCGGCAGCGGTCTGGCCGGCCCCAGTCTTTGAGTGGGTGATGTGAAAGCAGAAGCCACTAAAACAACCCTGCCCATCGTGCGCCACCGGCGGATGCCCATTGCTCACAGTGACCGGGTGCAGCAGCCCACCATCGAACTCTGCGAACAGACCGCCGGGCAGGACGCGCAGACACCTTGCGAGGTCATGCCCTGCAGAGAGAATCTCTTGCGTGAAACGCTGTTGAGCCTTATGCGGCATGACCTCTTCTGAGGATGACATATCATCCAGAGCTGTCGCTTTCCCGATAGCTTGCGTCCAAGTAGACATCGGGCGCGCTGTCCCTGGCGAAGGGGCGGCGTGCTATCTTCTGGCCAAACAGGAGCTGGAATGCAGTTGCGGCGTATAACCCGCGCGGGAATCGCACTTGCGCTGCTCGGCGTTGGGTATGCCCAACGCGGTTTTCAGCATAACTTTCGCGAATATCCCTCCGTGGAGTACGGCCGGAGTGCCCCCCTCCCCTCCGATTGGCAAAAACCAGGAGAGTGGACCTTCGCGCGGCTGATGTTTCCCGGAGGTCCGCTCGACGGCTATCGCGGCCGTTTCGATGGGCCATGGCAGCAAGGACTCTCCCTCTGGACGCAGGACTATCCCAAGGCCGACCGCGACTTCGCCGCAAGTCTGCGCCGGCTGACGCGCGTCGATGCACGCAGCGTCGAACAGCCCGTTAACCTGGAAAACGGCGATGAGGTTTACGACTATCCCTGGGTCTATGCCGTACAGGTCGGCGAGTGGGGACTTACCGAGAAACAGGGCGCCAAGCTCCGTGACTATCTGATGCGTGGAGGCTTCTTCATGGCCGACGACTGTCATGGATCGGAAGAAGAGGCCTACTTCACCCGAACCATGAAGATGGTCTTCCCTGAGCGCGACCTCGTCGACATTCCTGACAACGACCCCGCCTTTCACGTGCTCTTCGATCTGAATGACCGCATCCAGGTACCGGGAGCAGAGCACCTGAACACGGGGTATAAGAAAGACGGTCGTGTCGCGCACTGGAAGGGCATCTACGACGACAAAGGCAGACTGATGGTGGCGTTCAGCCTCAACTCTGATATCGGCGACTCATGGGAATACTACGACTCGCCATGGTATCCGCTGAAGTATTCAGAGATGGGCATCAAGCTCGGCGTAAATTATGTCATCTATGGGATGACGCACTAGGAAAAAGGCGCGACCGCAGCCGCGCCTTTCAGAAAATAACTCAATCACCTGTTGATGGTTTTCATTCCCGTGGCGTTATATCGATCGCCTGAAACGGCGCCTTTCGGAACCGCAGCTTCAATCTCCGCCAGCTCTTCTGTTGTGAATTGAATCTCAACTGCTGCTGCATTTTCTTCCAGATACTTGCGGCGTTTCGTACCAGGAATCGGAACAAGATCACTGCCCTGCGCCAGCACCCATGCAATCGCAAGCTGGCTGGGCTTGACGCCCTTCTTCACCGCCAGCTCTTCGAGCTTCGCCACCAGGAGGAGGTTCTTGTCCAGGTTGTCTCCCGAGAAGCGCGGATACCGCGCCGCCCGCGAGTCGGAAGCATCAAGTGTCGACGTATCTTTGATCGTTCCGGTAAGGAAGCCACGGCCTAGCGGAGAGTAAGGCACAAAGCCGATACCGAGCTCACGCACGGTGGCGAGGATCTCATCTTCCACGTCGCGTTCCCAGAGTGAGTACTCCGTCTGCAGCGCGGTGATGGGGTGTACCTTGTGTGCGCGGCGAATCGTCTCCGGACCCGCTTCGGAAAGACCGAGATACTTTACCTTGCCTGCCGTAACCAGCTCAGCCATGGCGCCGACGGTCTCTTCAATCGGCACATTCGGATCGACACGGTGTTGATAGTAGAGATCGACATAGTCGAGCTCGAGGCGCTGCAGTGAAGCGTCGATCGCCTGATGTACGTACTCGGGACGTCCGGAGACTTCCCAGTAGGCTGGATCTTCGCGCTTGCGCAGATTTGCGAATTTGGTCGCCAGAAAGACCTCATCGCGGCGAGGCTTGATGGTCTGGCCGACGAGAACCTCGTTGTCGCCGAAGCCATAGACATCCGCGGTGTCGAGGAAGGTGATGCCGAGATCGAGCGATCGCAGCAGGGTTGCGGCTGATTCCGTATCGTTGCGATCGCCATAGAACTCACTCATTCCCATGCAGCCGAGACCGATGCGAGAGACGATAGCACCCTGAGAGCCAAGCTTAACCTTTTCCATGCGGATAGGATGCCTTGAGATGCAGGCCGGTTCCAGGAAGTCAGGACTCGCAAAATCATGGCTTTCATCGCCTGCCGTTTAGCCGCTCTGACATGCAAACCATAACTACACAATTTCTCCGTCGACCCCATTTTGCATCGCGCGGCGAACTTCCATGAACATTCCAAGCGACTTAGTCCATCGACAGACTCATAGCCGCAAGGGTGGTATCCTATAACAGATCGAAGAATCCGATCTGGTCTACTTGCTGGTTCCGGCTTGCCTCTACTCGCAAACACTCCACATTGCGTTCGGCGGTACTCAAATTACAAGGAATAAGTCATGGAACAAGGAATCGTGAAGTGGTTCAACGATGCAAAGGGATTTGGTTTTATCAGCCGTCAGAGCGGTGAGGATGTTTTCGTTCATCATAGAGCGATCAAAAGCAACGGATTCCGTAGCCTGCAGGAAGGTCAGACAGTACGTTTCAACGTAGTGAAAGGCCAAAAGGGCTGGCAGGCCGAAGACGTTGAAGTTGTCTCTTAAGAGAAAGCAACAGGATCGATAGAAAGGGAGCTTACTGCTCCCTTTTCTTGTATGAACCCGTATTCGCAATTGATTGACTCTTCAAAGCCCTGTCCAAAGGAGACCCAATATGCAGAAGCCCGCTAAAGTGCAAGACAAGTACTACCTGAAATCTCTCCATGAGGAGATCGCCCTCTTCGACCGCAAGCTGGCCCACCTGGCAAAGTACGAGGTCTTTGCCTCGGAAGCGGAACGTGACGCCGCAATCGGCAAGATGGAGACAAAACGGGCAACCTTGGCACGGACTGCGCAGAAGCTT
This genomic window from Terriglobus albidus contains:
- a CDS encoding aldo/keto reductase; translation: MEKVKLGSQGAIVSRIGLGCMGMSEFYGDRNDTESAATLLRSLDLGITFLDTADVYGFGDNEVLVGQTIKPRRDEVFLATKFANLRKREDPAYWEVSGRPEYVHQAIDASLQRLELDYVDLYYQHRVDPNVPIEETVGAMAELVTAGKVKYLGLSEAGPETIRRAHKVHPITALQTEYSLWERDVEDEILATVRELGIGFVPYSPLGRGFLTGTIKDTSTLDASDSRAARYPRFSGDNLDKNLLLVAKLEELAVKKGVKPSQLAIAWVLAQGSDLVPIPGTKRRKYLEENAAAVEIQFTTEELAEIEAAVPKGAVSGDRYNATGMKTINR
- a CDS encoding transglycosylase domain-containing protein, with the protein product MRTIVSTVLLIVAIPCVLLSGMWTWAYFSTPAVVTEAYNRELARTAPTIRTAQVPAALLEQIRNARPLSEAVAEALFFFPGQYRPNPIRNLQRRVFASVLDHRLSADEQLQLYINHANFGPLHSGPTTDKDIVGFAAASQAYFDKPLTNLAPEQLQALLDALQHKSIQSAP
- a CDS encoding AraC family transcriptional regulator, which produces MRQAADANWISEIASNAAALCRTRTSAPWGMGIATYDGVMFHYVVEGSCWLRGSAVPTLELEAGDLVLVPQGLDHDILSSLDVTPEPLEDFLHCPSRPITGETVSTLLCGVYLSGIKMVHPVLNALPPAIYFSREEIERNPSLSSTLRQLTAESEAPAPGSETLIQHLLDALFVYIVRAWSASISDNLPGWAAALRDPNLSRAVTAIHASPGHPWTVQTLAAEAGQSRAAFARHFSARMGEAPLAYLTRWRMVLAARLLLGRETSLAEVAEHVGYESEFAFSRAFKRTYGVAPASYRRTCLRDLYLTR
- a CDS encoding DUF1772 domain-containing protein, whose translation is MSPRVIVPLTLFCIAGSAADGGAYFAFSTFVMQGLQRLPVDAAVTAMQQIDLTAVNPWFALALFGTGLASLALATQVIRKQPGRSSMLTAVALYLLSLAVTFGCNVPLNNTLASADAHAANAAQTWAAFYNVWMLWNHTRTILALASTVFFAIALARYEQGETA
- a CDS encoding anthranilate synthase component II; translated protein: MVFVLDNYDSFTYNLVQYMGELGAELVIRRNDELSPEEIEALKPSHIVISPGPCTPQDAGVSIDLIRHFAGPARSAGVPILGVCLGHQSIGAAFGATVTRAARLMHGKTSEVEHDGKTVFHGIQTPMTCTRYHSLIVTEESLPPELEVSARTQDPAGSTVMGLRHKTLPIEGVQFHPESVLTADGKKLIANFLKM
- a CDS encoding DUF4159 domain-containing protein, which codes for MQLRRITRAGIALALLGVGYAQRGFQHNFREYPSVEYGRSAPLPSDWQKPGEWTFARLMFPGGPLDGYRGRFDGPWQQGLSLWTQDYPKADRDFAASLRRLTRVDARSVEQPVNLENGDEVYDYPWVYAVQVGEWGLTEKQGAKLRDYLMRGGFFMADDCHGSEEEAYFTRTMKMVFPERDLVDIPDNDPAFHVLFDLNDRIQVPGAEHLNTGYKKDGRVAHWKGIYDDKGRLMVAFSLNSDIGDSWEYYDSPWYPLKYSEMGIKLGVNYVIYGMTH
- a CDS encoding flavin reductase family protein; translation: MSAEFTSFDLSTMAPGGVYKLLASLVVPRPIAWVVSRSTKGHLNAAPFSFFNMLASDPPVVGVGFGMHSTGADKDTYTNIIETEEFTVHIVTEETAEAMNITAVEAPHHVNEIELAGLTLAPGVAVKTPRILESPAALECRLLQTIQPGRTSKIILGEVVYAHVLTSAFSDLEKLNMDVHAIHQIGRMQGGLGGGYTRTRDTFDIPRPVWKERS
- a CDS encoding cold-shock protein produces the protein MEQGIVKWFNDAKGFGFISRQSGEDVFVHHRAIKSNGFRSLQEGQTVRFNVVKGQKGWQAEDVEVVS
- a CDS encoding nuclease; this encodes MTARTQHGVGPVRQGIGLAAVFVLLVAVSPAQQPIGTVTTENASISGLVTVSNQKATIANQGSITAAINRTAELTLTRGGVVRVCSTSSIHVSQANSADPPLLLALDRGALEASFQVTASDMLMTPDLRFQASATGELNLHLRVTPNGDTCVDNRSKADAPLLHVTSAFGPEGYFIKPGQHLLFVGGSLTRVIDTETTACGCPPPQPEPVPIPVQIVAEGKPVTPTQAAAEHPFPEAQSAGLAPGPVTAPVPVGEVHTQIATTLSVNGNAPKPVPPPPAPEPQPAEQPKKAATKPASKPNAFTAIGHFFKRIFGGGRQVGVSGS